In Ferribacterium limneticum, a genomic segment contains:
- a CDS encoding SDR family NAD(P)-dependent oxidoreductase: MNFQLSGKRALVTGSTTGVGFAIALELAREGAIVTINGSEPERVAAAVEFIRSEVNHAQVHGVTADLANAYGIQSLLRQCPKADILVNSLEIIERAPFEKITDSEWHRIFDVNVLSGVRLVRHYLPRMKATNWGRIVFISDDPGITPSGEMIHHGMTKAAQTAVSHGLAQFMVGTGITVNSIRAGQTLSESVAMVLAKLAPDQEISIADAEPQRAPQMPQTSRSDEIIDPTEVPAEMTCICSPDVAATNDEAQRMVGDAVSSLY; the protein is encoded by the coding sequence ATGAATTTCCAGCTTTCCGGCAAGCGCGCCCTGGTGACCGGATCCACTACCGGCGTCGGCTTTGCCATTGCGTTGGAACTGGCCCGGGAAGGCGCCATCGTGACTATCAACGGAAGTGAGCCAGAACGGGTAGCGGCGGCGGTTGAATTCATTCGAAGTGAAGTGAATCATGCCCAAGTGCACGGCGTAACAGCAGATTTGGCCAATGCTTACGGAATTCAGTCCCTGCTACGCCAATGCCCCAAGGCTGATATTCTGGTGAACAGTCTCGAAATCATCGAGCGAGCGCCTTTCGAAAAAATCACGGATTCCGAATGGCACCGCATTTTTGACGTCAATGTCTTGAGCGGCGTGCGCTTGGTGCGACACTATCTACCACGCATGAAGGCCACTAACTGGGGCCGCATCGTATTCATCTCTGACGATCCCGGCATCACCCCGTCAGGCGAGATGATCCACCACGGCATGACCAAAGCAGCCCAGACTGCGGTATCGCATGGTTTGGCACAGTTTATGGTTGGCACCGGTATTACCGTGAATAGCATTCGAGCAGGCCAAACCCTTTCAGAGAGCGTGGCGATGGTCCTCGCCAAGCTGGCCCCGGACCAGGAGATCAGCATTGCCGACGCTGAGCCTCAGCGTGCCCCCCAAATGCCCCAGACCTCTCGCTCTGATGAAATCATCGACCCAACCGAAGTCCCTGCCGAGATGACTTGCATATGCAGCCCAGATGTCGCCGCTACCAATGATGAAGCCCAACGTATGGTCGGCGACGCCGTCAGTTCCCTGTATTGA
- a CDS encoding acetaldehyde dehydrogenase (acetylating): MNKIKCALIGPGNIGTDLLYKLKRSPFLDPVWMIGIDPESEGLKRAAEMGLKTCATGVDGFLPHVLADNVQIAFDATSAYVHAENSRKLNALGVLMIDLTPAAIGPFCVPPVNLKEHVGRREMNVNMVTCGGQATIPMVAAVSRVQPVAYGEIVATVSSKSAGPGTRKNIDEFTRTTAGAVEKVGGAKKGKAIIIINPAEPPLVMRDTVHCLTETAPDQAAITESIHAMIKEVQKYVPGYRLVNGPVFDGNRVSVYMEVTGLGDFLPTYAGNLDIMTAAGARTAEMFAEEMIKGTLKLEPVVA, from the coding sequence ATGAATAAGATCAAGTGTGCCTTGATCGGCCCGGGCAACATCGGGACCGACCTGCTTTACAAACTGAAGCGCAGCCCCTTCCTCGACCCCGTCTGGATGATTGGCATCGACCCGGAATCCGAAGGCCTGAAGCGTGCCGCCGAAATGGGCCTCAAGACCTGCGCCACCGGCGTAGACGGCTTCCTGCCCCACGTCCTCGCCGACAACGTCCAGATCGCCTTCGACGCGACCTCGGCCTATGTCCACGCCGAGAACTCGCGCAAGCTCAACGCCCTCGGCGTCCTGATGATCGACCTGACGCCGGCCGCCATCGGCCCGTTCTGCGTCCCGCCGGTCAACCTCAAGGAACACGTCGGTCGCCGTGAAATGAACGTCAACATGGTCACCTGCGGTGGCCAGGCCACCATCCCGATGGTGGCAGCCGTTTCCCGCGTTCAACCGGTCGCCTACGGTGAAATCGTCGCCACCGTCTCGTCCAAGAGCGCCGGCCCCGGTACCCGCAAGAACATCGATGAATTCACCCGCACCACCGCCGGTGCCGTCGAAAAGGTCGGCGGCGCCAAGAAGGGCAAAGCCATCATCATCATCAACCCGGCCGAACCCCCGCTCGTCATGCGCGACACCGTGCACTGCCTGACCGAAACCGCCCCGGACCAGGCCGCGATCACCGAATCCATCCACGCCATGATCAAGGAAGTCCAGAAGTACGTCCCGGGCTACCGCCTGGTCAACGGCCCGGTCTTCGATGGCAACCGCGTCTCCGTCTACATGGAAGTCACCGGCCTCGGCGACTTCCTGCCGACCTACGCCGGCAACCTCGACATCATGACCGCCGCCGGTGCGCGCACCGCCGAAATGTTCGCCGAAGAAATGATCAAAGGCACGCTCAAGCTTGAGCCCGTAGTTGCCTGA
- the dmpG gene encoding 4-hydroxy-2-oxovalerate aldolase, with protein sequence MTLRGKKVTVHDMTLRDGMHPKRHLMTLDQMVSIATGLDEAGVPLIEVTHGDGLGGSSVNYGFPAHTDEEYLGAVIPRMKKAKVSALLLPGIGTVDHLKMARDLGVNTIRVATHCTEADVSEQHITMARKLDMDTVGFLMMAHMNSAEGLVKQAKLMEGYGANCIYVTDSAGHLLPEGVKERLSAVRAALKPETELGFHGHHNLAMGVANSIAAIEVGANRVDAAAAGLGAGAGNTPMEVLIAVCSLMGIETGVDVAKITDVAEDLVVPMMDFPIRIDRDALTLGYAGVYGSFLLFAKRASVKYGVPARDILVELGRRGMVGGQEDMIEDTAMSMARARGLMA encoded by the coding sequence ATGACCCTACGCGGCAAAAAAGTAACCGTCCACGACATGACCCTGCGGGATGGCATGCATCCCAAGCGTCACCTGATGACCCTCGACCAGATGGTCAGCATCGCCACCGGCCTCGACGAAGCCGGCGTGCCGCTGATCGAAGTCACCCACGGCGACGGCCTCGGTGGTTCCTCGGTCAACTACGGCTTCCCGGCCCACACCGACGAGGAATACCTCGGCGCCGTCATCCCCAGGATGAAGAAGGCCAAGGTCTCGGCCTTGCTGCTCCCCGGCATCGGCACCGTCGACCACCTCAAGATGGCGCGTGACCTCGGCGTCAACACCATCCGCGTCGCCACCCACTGCACCGAAGCTGACGTCTCCGAGCAACACATCACCATGGCCCGCAAGCTGGACATGGACACCGTCGGTTTCCTCATGATGGCCCACATGAACAGTGCCGAAGGCCTGGTCAAGCAAGCCAAGCTCATGGAAGGGTACGGCGCCAACTGCATCTACGTCACCGACTCGGCCGGTCATCTGCTGCCGGAAGGCGTCAAGGAGCGCCTGTCGGCCGTGCGTGCGGCATTGAAGCCGGAAACCGAACTCGGCTTCCACGGCCACCACAACCTGGCCATGGGCGTTGCCAACTCGATCGCCGCCATCGAAGTCGGCGCCAATCGCGTCGATGCCGCCGCCGCGGGCCTCGGTGCCGGGGCCGGCAATACGCCGATGGAAGTGCTCATCGCCGTGTGCAGCCTGATGGGTATCGAGACCGGTGTCGATGTCGCCAAGATCACCGACGTCGCCGAAGACCTCGTCGTGCCGATGATGGACTTCCCGATCCGCATCGACCGCGATGCGCTGACGCTCGGTTATGCCGGCGTTTATGGCTCATTCCTGCTTTTTGCCAAGCGTGCCTCCGTCAAATACGGCGTACCGGCCCGCGACATTCTGGTCGAACTCGGCCGTCGCGGCATGGTCGGCGGGCAGGAAGACATGATTGAAGACACCGCCATGAGCATGGCACGCGCACGAGGACTGATGGCATGA